CCGCACCGGTCAGCGCCGCAACGCCGGTCCACAGGCGCGTATCGCGCCGGTTGCTGCTGGCGGTGTCGAGCAAGCGCAGCGACCCGGCATTGGGCGGACGATGGCCGCTGATCGGCAGGCCGGCGGCAACGCGATTCTCACGCACCTGCTCCTCAATCTCGGCCGCGCGTTTCCAGGCGGCTTCTTCGGTATCGGCGATCACCGGACGCAGCGAGAGCGAAAAGCCGGGGTCCCGGCCATAGCGCGCCGCCGACTTGCGTACCGCGCGAACCGTATCCTGCACCGCCTCCAGCGTTTCGCCCCAGAGTGCATAGACATCGGCATGGCGACCGGCGACCTCGATCGCGTCATCCGACGACCCGCCGAAGAAGACCGGCAGATTGTCCGGCTTGATCGCGCTGAATGCCTGACGAATATCATAATATTTGCCCTGATGGTCGAACGGCTGGGCTGCCGTCCATTCCTGCCGCAGGACGGTCAGATATTCGTCGGTACGGGCATAGCGTTCCGCCTTGACCGTCCGCGTATCGCCATCGCGTGCCATTTCCTCGTCAGCGCCACCGGTGATGATGTGGACAGCCACACGGCCGCCCGAAAGCTGATCGAGCGTGGCAAGTTGGCGCGCGGCCACGGTCGGCTGGGTGAAGCCGGGCCGGTGCGCAACCAGGAAGCCCAGCTTCGTCGTGATCGCCGCCGCATGGGCTGCGACGATCTGGCTTTCCGGGCTGTTGGACCCGAAGGGGATGAGAACGCGGTCGAAGCCGCCCTCTTCCTGCGCCTTGGCCGCCGCATTCACATAATCCGTGTCGAGCGCACGACTGCGCACCGCCGACTGGGTCTCCGACCCGTTGTTGAAGCCGATATAACCGATGAACTTGACGCTCATATGCGCCTCCTCAATATCAAATGACGTAGAAGCCGTGGGTGCCGTCACGCTCCAATTGAGCGACGAGGCCATATTCCCAGTCGAGATAGGCCTGCATGGCAGCCGCCTTGTTGTCGGTGCCCTCATAAGGGCGCTTGTAGCGGCCCTCCGGCCCGCGCGGAGAGGGCGCGCCATCCGATCCCTTTTCCAGGGCGATGGCCGTCCAGTCGACGTCGAGCACGGACACGTCCCAGCCAAGCTGAGCCAGCCAGGATGCGGTCATGTCGGCGCGCGGCCCCAGCGTGTCGGCCACGACGATGCGCGCACCGCGTACCGGCGCATTATGGTCGGTTTCCTGTACCAACTGACCGCCCTGCGCGTTGCGGAAGCCTGGCAGATGGCCGCTCTCAAATTCGCGCGGCTGACGGACGTCGTAGAGATAGA
The window above is part of the Sphingobium sp. BYY-5 genome. Proteins encoded here:
- a CDS encoding LLM class flavin-dependent oxidoreductase — protein: MSVKFIGYIGFNNGSETQSAVRSRALDTDYVNAAAKAQEEGGFDRVLIPFGSNSPESQIVAAHAAAITTKLGFLVAHRPGFTQPTVAARQLATLDQLSGGRVAVHIITGGADEEMARDGDTRTVKAERYARTDEYLTVLRQEWTAAQPFDHQGKYYDIRQAFSAIKPDNLPVFFGGSSDDAIEVAGRHADVYALWGETLEAVQDTVRAVRKSAARYGRDPGFSLSLRPVIADTEEAAWKRAAEIEEQVRENRVAAGLPISGHRPPNAGSLRLLDTASSNRRDTRLWTGVAALTGAAGNSTGLVGTPEQVADAMLDYYDIGIDHFLIRGFDPLGDSILYGRELLPVVRRKVAEREASGLALAG